The following proteins are co-located in the Triticum aestivum cultivar Chinese Spring chromosome 1A, IWGSC CS RefSeq v2.1, whole genome shotgun sequence genome:
- the LOC123186605 gene encoding pumilio homolog 3 (The sequence of the model RefSeq protein was modified relative to this genomic sequence to represent the inferred CDS: added 48 bases not found in genome assembly) — protein sequence MVTEMATRGGGDAVCGGGEEGERGDFELFRSGSAPPTVEGAMAMASGGGGEVLLDDELRADPAYQSYYYSNAHLNPRLPPPLLSKEDWRSAQHRLRSSSSSAAGLGGIGDGRRAPGDGLVGLPGIDHPRQRGFSGIFQEDSNQRDMDRQSANHNRNDFLDSSGMQYALHRETGSMSGLQRESNEQTMADIRNNELSSHAYASILGPSLSRSASPDPELVRRVPSPCLPPIGVKVGAYDKKSNGGSSSFRRSSSAVGEPDDLVAALSGMNLSSSRAGNGQAMDQSKLYQDVDNANRFLFDQTSGNQQHSFMKRPEQGHFRAPEGYSANSVNSSMMRNQMNAGNFTSSDNSSVGSGYASPRIGARSPGGTLSSRQNLGGASNYLGYNGVGSPTGASSLQMPIDPLYVQYLAAQVAASYDDPFMAGGHLGNSYMDLLGPQKGCLSPLLQSQKNYGCYGNLGFGLGYGGSPLTSPVLPSSPVASGSPLRHGERSMRFASGMRNFGGSFGSWNPDLVGKMEGNLMPSLLEEFKSNKSRTYELSEIAGHVVEFSADQYGSRFIQQKLETASTEEKDMVFSEIMPQALTLMTDVFGNYVVQKFFEHGSTTQIKELSDQLIGRVLALSLQMYGCRVIQKAIEVVDLAQQTKMVAELDGHIMRCVRDQNGNHVIQKCIECIPQDVIQFIVSTFYGQVVLLSTHPYGCRVIQRVLEHCDDPTTQQIMMDEILQSVCLLAQDQYGNYVVQHVLEHGKPHERTAIIDKLIGQIVQMSQQKFASNVIEKCLAFGNPVERQILIGEMLESTTESEPLEVMMKDQFANYVVQKVLETCDDQQREMILTRIKAHLNTLKKYTYGKHIVARVEKLVAAGEKRQGLQPACTAA from the exons ggcggggaggaggGCGAGCGCGGGGACTTCGAGCTCTTCCGCAGCGGCTCGGCGCCGCCCACGGTGGAGGGCGCCATGGCCatggcgtccggcggcggcggggaggtgcTGCTGGACGACGAGCTGCGCGCCGACCCGGCCTACCAGAGCTACTACTACTCCAATGCGCACCTCAacccgcgcctcccgccgccgctgcTCTCCAAGGAGGACTGGCGGTCCGCGCAGCACCGcctccgctcctcctcctcctccgccgccgggctCGGCGGGATCGGCGACGGCCGGAGGGCGCCCGGGGACGGGCTCGTCGGCCTGCCCGGGATCGACCACCCCCGGCAGCGCGGCTTCTCCGGCATCTTCCAG GAGGACTCGAATCAACGCGACATGGATAGACAGAGTGCCAACCACAACCGCAATGATTTCCTGGATTCTTCTGGAATGCAGTATGCTCTGCATCGCGAGACTGGATCTATGAGCGGCCTGCAGCGTGAGAGCAATGAACAGACCATGGCTGATATTCGGAACAATGAGTTGTCATCACATGCGTATGCATCTATTCTGGGGCCTTCACTCTCTAGAAGTGCATCCCCTGATCCTGAGCTTGTGAGGAGGGTACCAAGTCCGTGCCTGCCTCCAATTGGTGTGAAAGTTGGCGCTTATGATAAAAAGAGTAATGGTGGCTCCTCTTCTTTCCGCCGCAGTTCGTCTGCTGTTGGTGAACCTGATGATCTGGTGGCTGCTCTATCTGGGATGAACCTGTCATCGTCGAGGGCCGGTAATGGGCAAGCTATGGACCAGTCTAAGCTCTACCAGGATGTTGATAATGCCAATAGGTTCCTTTTTGATCAAACAAGTGGCAATCAGCAGCACTCCTTCATGAAACGTCCTGAGCAAGGGCATTTTAGGGCACCTGAGGGGTATTCGGCTAATTCAGTCAATTCTTCTATGATGAGAAATCAGATGAATGCTGGTAACTTCACATCATCTGACAATTCCTCAGTTGGATCTGGCTATGCTTCGCCTAGGATCGGCGCAAGGTCCCCAGGAGGCACTTTATCTTCTAGACAAAATTTAGGTGGTGCATCTAACTACCTGGGCTACAATGGAGTTGGAAGTCCGACTGGAGCATCTTCCCTTCAGATGCCTATCGATCCGTTATATGTTCAGTACCTTGCTGCCCAAGTTGCAGCCAGTTATGATGATCCTTTCATGGCCGGTGGACATCTAGGAAATTCTTACATGGATTTACTTGGTCCTCAGAAGGGTTGCCTTAGCCCACTGCTTCAGTCACAGAAGAACTATGGCTGCTATGGAAATCTTGGATTTGGCCTTGGTTATGGAGGTAGCCCTTTGACGAGTCCTGTTCTGCCCTCTTCACCTGTTGCATCTGGTAGCCCACTTAGGCACGGTGAACGCAGCATGCGCTTTGCATCAGGCATGAGAAATTTTGGTGGTTCTTTTGGTTCGTGGAATCCAGATCTGGTTGGGAAGATGGAAGGCAATCTGATGCCCTCACTTCTGGAGGAATTCAAGAGCAACAAAAGCAGAACTTACGAGCTCTCTGAAATAGCGGGGCATGTCGTTGAGTTCAG TGCTGATCAATATGGGAGCCGATTCATACAGCAAAAGCTTGAAACAGCTAGTACTGAAGAGAAAGACATGGTTTTTTCAGAAATTATGCCTCAAGCTCTCACATTGATGACTGATGTATTTGGAAATTATGTTGTTCAGAAG TTTTTTGAGCATGGAAGCACTACTCAGATAAAGGAACTCTCTGATCAGCTTATTGGGCGTGTCCTTGCTCTTAGTCTTCAGATGTATGGATGTCGGGTTATACAAAAG GCTATAGAGGTCGTGGATTTAGCTCAGCAGACTAAAATGGTTGCTGAGCTGGATGGACATATCATGCGCTGTGTACGTGATCAAAATGGTAACCATGTAATACAGAAATGCATAGAGTGCATCCCTCAGGACGTTATCCAGTTCATTGTCTCAACTTTCTATGGTCAAGTTGTGCTGCTATCCACTCATCCATATGGTTGTCGGGTTATACAG AGGGTGCTGGAGCACTGTGATGATCCCACAACACAGCAGATAATGATGGATGAGATTCTCCAGTCTGTTTGCTTGCTGGCTCAAGATCAATATGGTAACTATGTTGTTCAG CATGTTCTGGAACATGGCAAGCCACATGAGAGAACTGCTATCATTGACAAGTTAATTGGGCAGATTGTGCAAATGAGCCAGCAAAAGTTTGCTTCAAATGTCattgagaagtgcttagcttttggtaaCCCTGTAGAGCGGCAGATCTTGATTGGTGAAATGCTTGAGTCTACTACTGAAAGTGAACCTCTTGAG GTAATGATGAAAGATCAGTTTGCAAACTATGTGGTGCAGAAGGTGCTGGAGACTTGTGATGATCAGCAGAGAGAGATGATCCTCACAAGGATCAAAGCTCACCTGAACACACTGAAGAAGTACACCTATGGGAAGCACATAGTCGCGCGTGTAGAGAAGCTAGTTGCTGCTGGAG AGAAGCGCCAGGGGCTTCAACCAGCATGCACCGCCGCCTGA